From Hymenobacter sediminicola:
GCGCGGTTGGCCCAGATAATCTGGCGGTGAATCTTCTGATAGTGGCGCAGGTCGATGTAGATTTTGCCAAAATCCTGATTGCCTTCCTTAAGGCTGTTCAACTGCAACAGGCCGATTTTCATCCGGGTGCCTTCCAGCATGTTCACGCCCGTCGTCACGGCATTGTCGAACACCAGTTCCCCATTGGCTCCCAGGTACTGGCGGTCAATATCGAGGGTACCGGAAAGCTCATCAAATACATTGCGCGACACCGTGACGAAGCGCGGGCCGCCACGCACGCTCAGGTTATGCGTGAGCGGATAGGCAATAGTCGGCGCAATTTCGTGCCGGGCAAAGCGCAGGCGGCCCGCTCCGCGGATATCGAAGAAGTACGCCTGCTTATCGTAGCGGATGCTCCAGTCGTAGCGGTGCTTGAGGTTGGTGTACTCCGCAAATATGTTGCTGGTGCGCAGGTCAGTCAGCGCGAAAATGCCTCCCCGGAAGCGGTGGTCCTCAAACAGATCCGACATGTTTACCTGCCCAATCAGGCCCAGGCCCAGCAAAGGGTCGGAGTACAGCGACGACACCACATTGTCAATGCTGAAGCGCGTGTCGTAGCGGAAGGGGCCGGCGGGCGCCTGGTTGGCAGCTGCCAGTGGCGCCGAAGCTGCCGGGGCGGCTACTACCGGTGTGGTACGGTTCCGGCGGTTGGTAGCGGCACGGTCGGCGGGCAGATCCTCGTCAAATTGGTAGTCACTGGTATTGATGGGCGTGTTGGCCGTTTGAGCCGGGCGCTCCACCTGCTGAATCTGAGTTTCCGAGGTGGTTTGCGCAGGCGCAGGCGTTACTGGCGGAGCAATTGGTGCGGCCTTGGCTGCGGCCGGTTTGGAGCGGTCCTCCAGCGTCTCCTGGCGCGCTGTTTTAGACAGCACCAGGTTTTCGGGCAGCACATAGCCCGGATACAGGTATACAAAGTCGCGGGCCCGGTTGGCCGCCACAAAGCCCAACGTATTGGTGGTGGCGTTGTAGTCGAAATCCTTCAGACTGGCGCGGAAGCTGCTTACGGCCGTGCGCTGCTTGGTACGCAACGAATAGCGGTATACGCTTCGGATGCCGCTTTCCTCACCCAGATACACAATTTCATCGTCGGAAATTGCGCGTGGACGGCCTTCATTGGAAATAGTGCTTACCAGTAGTTCCACCGGCTGGGCACGTCCGTCGAGATGGTACAGGAACAGGTCGTAGTTGTTCACCACGCCTCCAAAGCTGCCGCGGGCAGTGCCCGCCGAATCGAGCCAGCGGTTGGAGCTGAACACAATGGCGCTTCCTCCCGGCAGGAAAGAAGGCTGAATATCGTCGAAAACGTCGTTGGTGAGCTTTTCGGGGCGGCGGCTACCAGCGCGCAGCACGTACAAGTCGCCCTGCCCGTTTGCCACGCCGCTAAACACCAGCGACTTGCCGTCAGGCGAGTAGCTCAGGTCTAGAATCTGCTGGAAGGGCTCGAAAATGGTAGAGGCTTTGTCGCGGCCGAAGGGCAACGTTTCTCCCAGCCGGGCAAACAGGCCGGCGGCGCCGCCATCGGCGGGGCGCACCCGCAGGCTCATCAGGCCTTTCTCCATTTCAGCCACGGCTACCTGGCCATTGCCGCGCCACGCCAGCACCGGCAGCCGGTTTTCTACCTGCTGGCCCGGTGTTTTGTAGCCGCCCCGGTGAATAGTATGCCGGCCCGAACCGTCGCGGTTGGCTACCAGCACTTGGTAACGCCCCCGGTCGTTGCTCACGTAAGCCAGTTGCTGCCCGTTGGGGCTCAGGACTGGTTGCGAATAGAAGATGTTTTTGCGGTTGTTGCCGGTAAGTGCTTTGGCGTCGTCCACTTCTGCCAGAGGCGTCAGAGGTTGCGCGTTCAGCTGCCGGTAGTAGGCCAGCCAGTCGCGCAAAAACACTTTATACGGCACATTAAGCGAGGAGCTGATACCCACTTCCACGTCGCGGGTGATGCGCGTGAGGTTGAGAATGTTCTGGATAGTGGTGTAGCCGTAGCGCTCCGCAATGTAATTCCAGAGGCTCTGGCCAGCCAGCTGCGGGTTACGCAGGAAGAATGGCGCCGTACGGTTGCCATCGTATTCCTGGGTCATGTCGCGCATGTAGTCGTCCATTTCCACGCTCCAGCCTTCGGCGGCATACGCCGAGGCCCCGCCCACAAACCAGTCGGGGAGTTGCAGCAGGTAGGTGCTCTGGATGACTTCCTTCAGCGAGCCGCCATACATCATGTCATTGAGCAGCACGCGCGTTACCTGGTAGCTCAGGTCGCGCTTAAACTCTGTCTGCTCGCCCTGGAAGGCAATCTGCACCTTACTCATGCGCAGCAGGTCCGTTTCGCCCCCGGTCTGGTACTTGTCCTGGTCCAGCCCGATGTTGCTCTGCCGCAGGTCGCCCACGGAATTGTAGAGCATCACCGTAGTTTTGGAATAGGGATAATAGCCGACCAGCGCGGTAATCCGCTGCAGTTCCTTTTCCACGTACTCGGCGGCTCGCCGGGCGGCCACGTCGCCGCCACCGTAGTAATAGATGTTGAAGTTCTGGGTGCTGAGCAGTTGCCAGTCGAATTTCTTGTACTGGATGCGGACCCGCCCGAACGACTCCTGTGATGTCTGGGCCTGCGCCGCGCCGCCGGACAGCAGCACAAACAGCGCGGCACCCAGCACCAGGCAGCGTTGCGTTCCTGACCACCGAAAAAAGGATACGTGCTTCATAGGAAAATCAGTAAGCCAAAGGCGGCCCGCCTTGCAGTAGGTCGTCGTATTCAGGATGAAAAACCGACGGCCGACGGGGCCGCCTGATATAACGCTTGGTAGCGTTTAATATTGACCTCGGGCCACAACTCAGCCTCCGGGTGTTCGAGGTGTTCGGCGAGCAGGGCGGCCAGACGGGGAGCCAGCATCACGCCCTTCGAGCCGAAGCCATTGAAGATACTTAGTACCGGCACTTCCGGATGCCGCCCCAGCAGCGGTTTCCGGTCGCGCACGGCTGGCCGCACTCCGGCACGCTGGGCGCGCACCGCAAAGGGCAGGCTGGTAGTGGCGGCCAGACGCTGGCTTAGCTCCGTGCGGGCTTCGGGCGTGGTACCGGCCGCAAAGGGCGGCCAGCGGTAGGTTGCCCCCACCCTGAACTGCCCTTCGCTAAGCGGCACCACATACGCTCCTTTGTTGAGCACCTGGGCCTGCGACAGACCCGGACACTCAACATCCAGCACTTCGCCTTGGTTGGGCGTCAGGGGTAACCAGTGAAAAAACGGATTTTGCGTAGCGGCGGCACCTTCACAGCAAACCAGCTGCCGTGCGCGCACACGTCCTGCATACGTAACTCCCGTCGGGCCGGTAACGAGTTGCTGCCAGTCAAAAGTTTCGTGTTGCAGTAGCCCATTTTCGAGGCTTTCTGCTGCCAGGGCCGCCAGCAACTCCCTCAGCCGCACATAGCCGCCGCGTCGGATGCACAAGCCACCGAACTCATTTAGTATGCCGGATGGCGTTGGCAGTTCAGCACCCGCATTTTCCACAAAGTCCTGCCAGGGCTGGTCGGCGCTGCGGGCCAGCATCGTGTTCTGCTCCGCCACCGACGAAAACAGCTTCCAGATAGGGAGCTGTACAAAAAACTGCTCTCCAAAATGCGCCTCCATCTCGCCGTACAGCTGGCTGGCTGCTGTCAGCAGCTCATCGGCACGCCAGGCTAGCGCAAACCGCTTGCCCGCCACTGGGTTCATCAGGCCGGCAGCTACATTAGAAGCCGAGTCGGGATTGGGTGCGTCGAGAACCAGCACACTACGGCCGCGCCGGCGCAATTCCCAGGCCAACGTAGCGCCGGCGATACCGTGGCCCAGAATCAGGTAGTCGTATTCTTGCATGATGGCTGGCAAGGTAAGCGGAAAGCGGCAACAACACTCCAGAGAGGAAAGGACCCGAAAATGCCGAAAATGGTGGCAGGGTGCCCTCAGTCAACAACAATAAGACTCGTAACTTACCACCCGGTTCCCTTCGGCTACGGCCGGTTTGTCTTTTTTTCTCTTTGCATGACCGTTTCTGGTTTCACGTTCAACGCATTTTCTGAAAACACCTACCTGCTACACGATGCCACGGGTCAATGTGTCGTGGTAGACCCCGGCTGCTACGAGCGGGCTGAGCAACAGGCATTACAGGAGTTTATTGCAGATAATAAGCTGGAAGTGGTGCTTCTACTAAATACGCACTGCCACATCGACCACGTGTTCGGCAACCAGTTTATTATCGATACTTATAAAGTGCCTTTTCTGATTCATGAGGCAGATTTGGCTACGTTGCGAGCCGTGCCCACATACGCACCCAGCTACGGTTTTCCGCGCTACGCTCCTGCCGAGCCAACCGGCTTCCTGACTCCAGATAAGCCGGTACGTTTTGGTGAAACAGAGCTGGAAGTGCGTTTTGCACCGGGCCACGCCCCCGGCCATGTGGTGTTTTACCACGCTCCCACCAAAACCGTTATTGGTGGCGACGTGCTGTTTCAGGGCAGCATCGGCCGCACCGACCTGCCCGGCGGCGACTATGCTACGCTTATCAGCAGTATCAAAACGCAGCTGCTCACCCTGCCCGACGACGTGACGGTATACTCCGGCCACGGTCCGGCCACTACCATCGGGGCAGAGCGCCGCTCCAATCCATTTCTGAACTAGCATCCCGGATAGCAGGGCACACGCTATAGCGCCTGCTACCTCGCCGAAGTCTTTCGTTTACAAGTCGCCTTACTCTTGAAAAAACACCTTCCTAACGCGCTGACCTGCCTCAACCTATTGTGTGGCTGCGTGGCGCTGAGCATCATTCTGGCAGGGCCAGTATTCTCCTTTGACTACACGGGTTTTGCAACGCCACCACTTGTACAGGCAGCCTACCTCATTGGTATTGCCGCCGTGGCCGATTTCTTCGATGGATTGGTGGCGCGGGCGTTGCATGTATCGTCACCGATTGGCAAAGACCTTGACTCGCTGGCTGATATGGTGTCGTTTGGTGTGGTGCCGGGCGCTATTTTGTTCAAGCTGCTCCAGCTGGTACTGCCAGCAGCCGGCCTGCCGGCCATGCTGGCCTATCTGGCCTTCGTGGTCAGCATTTTCTCAGCACTGCGGCTGGCCAAGTTCAACAATGATACCCGCCAGTCCGATTCGTTTATCGGGCTGCCTACGCCGGCCTGCACGCTACTGGTAGCCTCGCTGCCGCTCATCCTGGCTCACGACTCCTTCGGTGTTTCAGGCATTATTCTCAATCCTTGGGTGCTGCTGGGTTTGTCGGCGTTGTTGTCGGGGTTGCTGGTGGCGGAGATTCCACTTTTTGCGCTCAAATTCAAAAATCTGCGCTGGCAAGACAATTCGGTTCGCTTCGTGTTTCTGTTACTGTCAGTGGCTCTGCTGGTAGGCTTGCAGGCGGCCGCCATTCCGCTCATCGTTTTGCTGTACGTGCTGCTGTCGGTGCTACGGCCATCTGTGGGATGATTTTTGTGGTACTGCATTACAATATTTGCATACACAGAGAGTTAAACTAACTACCAGGCAGTGAACCCCTACCCGCATCAATGTGTTGCAGGGCCACTACCAGTCTGTTTGCACTCTCTATTGAACACACCTCTATGCGCTACTTTACGCTTCTGGTAGCTAGTTGCTGCCTGCTGCTGGGCTTTTCCTCTTCGGTTTGGGCGCAGGACAGTCGCCGGTCGGTTGCGAAGAAGCTAAGCTGGGCTGGCACTGAGGAAATTCCGGGGCCTGACCGCCGCCTGCACCGCGTACCTATTTTCACCGGCATGCAGCACCGCAGTGGTTCGTTGCAGGGCTATGCTGTTATTTCAGTACCTGGTACCGTGGCAGATGGTCAGATTCGCAATGCTGTGTACGATGCTTTTTCTGCTGCCGAGCTAGCACTGCTGCGTGGGTTTCTCCCTGCTTCCGCTGTGCCGGAAGTGTTTGAGCGCACTCAGCGCGGCCAGCCCGTTACGCTGGTGATGGTACCGGCTATGCGGCGCAGCCCCAAAAGCGGACAAATCGAAAAGCTGGTTTCCTTCGAGTACAGCTACCTTTCTGGCGCGCCGACCGTACGCCGGGGCCAGCAAATCAATTACGCCGCTCATTCAGTGCTTGCTACCGGCACCTGGTACAAGGTGGGCGTCGACCGGAGCGGTATCTTTAAGCTAGACCGGAGCACACTATCGGCCATGGGTCTCGATGTGCAAACCTTGGATCCGGCCCGCCTGCAGGTTTTTGGCAATGCAACCGGCATGCTGCCCCAGGCCATCAGCACGCGCCGCCCCGACGACCTGGTGGAAAATGCGGTGTACTTCTCCGGCGACAACAACACGACGCTTGATGCGAACGAGTACTTCCTGTTTTATGCCCGGAGCCCGCATGTGTGGGAACCCGACACAGTCAACAATTCCCGCCGCTTCCGGCACGTACAGCACCTCTATTCCGATACAGCATACTATTTTGTGACGGTGGCTGCGCCGCCCCGCACCGGCCGCCGCGTAGCACCTGCACCGGCTGCCGGCGTGGCCAATGCGCCGGCTATTGCGCAATACACGGCCCGCTGGTTCTGGGAGCATGATTTGGTAAACTTGGCCAAATCAGGCCGTCAGTGGCTGGGTGAAGGCTTCAATCCAGGCACGCCGCAAAACTTTCCTACCGACCTGACTGATATAGTAGCCGGCTCTACGGTGCAGATAACGTCATCGGTTGCCGGAGCTACCAACGCCAACGACCAGCATTCCTTCCGTTTATCGGTCAACGGGACAACTCTGAGCCAAGCACTGCCTACCGTTTCGCAGTCGGACCACCCAGAATATGCGGCTACCAGCGTCCGGACTTTCTCTTATATTCCGCCGGCTTCCATTTCGTCGTTGAGTGTAGGCCTCACGTACTTGGGTGGCTCCAATGCCAAAGGCTACCTCGATTATCTGGAGGTAAATGCGCTACGGCCTCTGCGGCTTACCGGGTCTTCGCTAGAGTTTCGCTCGTTCAGCAACCTGAATCCGGGTTCAGTCAGCCCGTTTATCCTAGCAGGAAGCAACACCAGCACGCAGGTGTGGGAAGTATCTAACCCACGTCGGCCTCGCTCCTATGTGCTAAACGCCTCGGGTTCCTTCACGGCTCCCACCGATTCTATTCGCGAGTTTGTTGCCTTTAACCCCAGCGGTACATTCAGCTCTCCCCGCAGCTTTGGCCGGGTCGTCAACCAGGACCTGCACGGCACCCTGAACCCGGCGCATGATCTAGACTTGGTCATTGTGACACACCCCACTTTCCGGACAGAAGCGCAGCGCCTGGCCAACTGGCGCACCAGCCACGACCGGCTGAAAGTAGCAGTAGTAACTACTTCGCAGGTCTACAACGAGTTTGGCGGCGGCGGACAGGATGTTTCGGCTATCCGCGACATGATGAAGATGGTGTATGACCAGCGCGACTCACCACGCCGCAACCAGTATTTGCTGCTCTTCGGTGATGCTTCCTACGATTACAAATCCAAGCCCAGCAACCTCAACAACACCGCGAATTTGCCTGCCGACTGGTGGTCGAAACGCTCCCCCAACCGCGCCGACGAAATAGCGCAGAACTACGTACCCACCTATGAGTCGCGCGAGTCGTTTGCGCAGATTTACGGCCGTGCCGATGGTTTCGGCCCGCAAACCTTCTGTTCCGATGACTACTTCGGCATTCTGGATGAGGGCGAGGGTGAGTGGAGCGAAATCAGTGCACCCGGCGAATTGATGGATGTAGGGGTGGGCCGTTTGCCGGTGCGGGCACCTAGTGGCTCGCCTTATTCGGCCACGCAGGCCACAGAAGTAGTAGACAAGCTGATTGCTTATGATTCCCGCTCGGCAACTGGCAAATGGCGCAACCGCCTCACGTTCGTAGCCGACGACCAAGATGGTAGCTCGCACGTCACGGGGTCTGCCGAACCCTTTTCGGCGCAACTCGTCCGCGAGTATCCGCAGTTCAACCTCCGCAAGGTATACCTCGATATGTATCCGCAGGTAAACGCGGCTGGTGGCGAACAGTCGCCGGACTGTAATCGGGCCCTGGATGAGTCATTTGAGCAGGGTTCTCTTATCATCAACTACAACGGCCACGGCGGACCGGCCAGCCTTGCGCAGGAACAGATTCTGACCAAAGCCACCATCACGGGCCTGCAGAATCAGAACAAGCTCACGTTCATGGTAACCGGCACCTGCGACTTCAGCACCTATGACGACCCGGAACGGACCTCGGCTGGCGAAATGATGCTGACAGATACCAAAGCCGGTGCCGCCGGTTTGTACACCACTACCCGGCTCGTATTCTCTACTTCCGCTACGGAATTGGTACCTAATTTCCTGGATTCGGTGCTGACATACAGAAGCGGCATGCCTACCCGCTTGGGCGACGCGACTCTGTATTCCAAGAACTCGGGTGCCAGTGTCCTCAACCGCAACTACGTGCTTCTCGGTGACCCCAGTGCCCGCCTCGCCCGCCCCGATGTAGCCATGACCCTGGATTCACTTAATGGGCGGACACTTAGCAGTACTACTTCAGATACACTGAAAGCACTATCCTTGGTGCGTCTTTCGGGTTCGGTCCGTACCGGCACTGATATCAACTCTGCTATCAACTCCAGCTTTTCGGGAATTGCGCAGGTTACGGTGTACGAAAAGCCTACTACAGTAACCACTCTCGCTACTTCGCCCGAGGATGTCCGGTTAAACATTCAGGTGCAGGAAGGTATCATTTACGATGGGCAGGCAACTGTCACCAATGGGCGCTTTTCCGTGCGGTTTGTAGTGCCCCGCGACATCAACTACAACGTTGGGCTTGGCAAAGTGAGCCTGTATGCATCCAACAGCAGCGGCGAAGTCGTAGATGCCCATGGCTACCGCAGCGTGCCAGTTGGGGCGGCCAGCAACGTCATTGCACTCGATACCATTCCGCCACGCATTACGTTGTTCATGGACAACGAGAAGTTCGTGTTTGGTGGCCTGACCAGCCCGAGCCCGACGCTCATTGCTAACCTGTTTGACGAAAGTGGCATCAACACAACCGGATCTGGGATTGGCCACGAAATCACCGCCACTCTCGACAACGACCCCACCAAGCTCACCATCCTGAATTCGTTCTACACTGCCCAGACCAATGACTACCAGAAAGGCACTGTCAACTACGGCTTCAAGGACCTCAGCACTGGACCGCACGTGCTTCATCTGAAAGCGTGGGATACCTACAATAACTCCGCCGTACGCGACATTGAGTTCATTGCCGCTACCACCGATAAGCTGGCCCTGAGCCACGTGCTGAACTACCCGAACCCCTTTGCAGCTAATACCACATTCCACTTCGACCACAACCGTCCCAACGATGTGCTCGATGTGCAGGTGCAGATTTTCACAGTTTCGGGCCGCTTGGTGCGTACGCTTGAGGCAACAGTCAACAGCGGAGCTTCTCACGTGCCGGCCAACTACTCAGACCCGTCGCTCTCCTGGAACGGCCGCGACGAATACAACGACCAGCTGGCGCGCGGTGTGTACGTTTACCGAGTCAGTGTACGTTCTCAGAAAGATAAGTCGACTACTTCGAAATTCGAAAAACTGGTTATCCTGAATTGACCAAGGCATTTTTCGCCTACCTTCCCGCCTTCTTCACCTTCCTCCTTCTATGACCTTTCTGAAGCTGCCTGTGCGTTTTGCGCTGCTTTCCGGATTTCTCGGCCTGCCCATGCTCAGCATGGCTCAAACCAACCCGAACACGCTGACGACGGCCGTTCCCATTCTTACCATCAGCCCCGATTCGCGCTCTGCTGCCCTTGGCGAGGCTGGGGTAGCGCTTTCGCCTGATGCAAATGCTGGCTACCACAACGCAGGTAAGTTGGGTTTCCTCAACACACAGTATAGTGTGTCTCCCTCTTACTCGCCGTGGCTGCGCAGCGTCACCGACGACATGGGCCTAGCCTACCTCTCCGGCACCGCCAAAATCGGCCAGCGCTCCGCCATTTCGGCTTCGCTGATGTATTTCGACCTCGGCACTATTTCTTTCCGCGACGATTTCAATGTATCGAAAGGCGACTATAATCCCAAGGAGTATGCCTTCAGCGTAGCCTACGGTCAGAAGCTCACCGATAATTTCGGCGTGGGTGTAGCTGCGCGCTATATCCGTTCTAACCTCACCGGCAACAGCAGCGGCACCGATTCTCGTCCTGGTAATGCTGCCGCTGTCGATTTGGGTGCGTACTACAACAAGGACCTTTCCATCGGCGCCTCCGATTACAACCTGGGTCTGGGTGCGACTATTACCAACATCGGCAACAAAATCACCTACACCAACGCCAATCAAGCCGACTTCCTTCCTACCCGTCTGAAGCTGGGCTTCGCGTTTACGCGCGAACTGGATGCCTATAATAAGCTCACGCTGACGGTAGACGGTGCTAAACTTCTCACGCCAAGCCCTTACTACATTGAGGGCGACACCTTGGGCAAGCTCAAATCAATTCGGGCTGAAAACCTTGCCCGGCGCAACAAAGGCGTTGTAGGGGCCGCACTAGGCTCGTTCACAGATGCTCCCGGCGGATTTAGCGAGGAACTGCGCGAAATCAACCTCTCAGCTGGCGTAGAGTACACCTACAATGACCTGCTGATGGCTCGCGTTGGCTATTTTTACGAGTCGCCCGTAAAAGGTGACCGGCAATACCTGAGCTTTGGCTTGGGAGTGCGCTATCAGGTATTCGGCGTTGATGGCGCTTACTTGGTTCCTAACTCCCGCGCCAATCCGCTGGCCCAAACCATCCGCGTATCGCTGCACTTCAACTTCAACCAACTCGAAGAAGCCTTCGGCGACGGAAACACCGACGCCCCTGTCAACTAATCCTTTCCTGATGCTCGACCGTCAAGTCGCTCCTCCCGTTCAGCCGCTGGCCAGTGTAACGCTGCCCGCGGCTGACGTGTTTTCGCTCCCTAATGGAGCCCGCCTGCACGTTCTCCGGAACGATGCTCAGCCAGTCGTACGCCTACAAATCGTGTTCAAGGCCGGCAAGTGGTATGAACCTGCACCCGGCATTTCCCTGCTCACGGCCCGTATGCTGCTGGAAGGCACTGCTACCCGCACTGCCCGGCAGATTGCCGACGAAGTAGCATTCTTTGGCGCTTCCCTAGAATGTGAGCAAGGGTTTGATAGAGCCACATTAACACTCTACTGCCTAACGCGCCATCTGCCTAAGCTGCTACCTCTGGTGCAGGATGTGGTAACGGCCTCCGTCTTCCCGCTTCCTGAGTTAGAACAGCTCAAAATGCGCACTATCCAGAACGTGCGGATAGAACGCCAGAAGACTAGCTACCTCGCTTCAGAGCGATTCTCGCACAATCTATATGGTGCGCACTACCCATACGGCAACGTGTTCGATGAACAAGTCTTTACTCTGATTTCACAAGCGTCGGTACAAGATTACTACCGTACCAGTTACTCGCTAAGTCAAGCAGAGATTTTTCTCTGTGGTGACATTCCCCAAGAGCATGAAACGCTCATAACGGAGCTTTTTGGACATTCGGCTCCAGCAGCGTCGGCTTCTTCTGTTGCTAGTCAGAGCCCATATGCACCAATGAGCGGCCCTCTTCAAGACTATGTATCCGTGGCCGACAGCATCCAATCATCTCTGCGAATCGGAAGGTTATGGCCTACTCTTGACCATGCTGATACGCATCAGCTTCAGTTGTTAGTGAAAGTATTAGGAGGCTATTTCGGATCACGCCTCATGAAGAACATCCGCGAAGACAAAGGCTTCACCTACGGTATATATGCTAGTGTAAGCCCACGTGAACATGCAAGTTCCTTTGTTATTGGCACCGACGTCAACGCAAATAGCGCCGATGCAGCCATCCACGAAATTCAGCATGAGCTACGAGTTCTACAAAACGAGCTTATTCCTGCAGAAGAGTTGCAAACAGTCAAAAACTATATGACCGGCAAGTTCGCTAATGAACTCAGCACCGTTTTCGAACAATGTGATAAGTATAAGAGCATTATCTTCTTCGGTTTGCCCACTGATTATTATACTACCTTCATCAAACAAGTGAACCACACGAGCGCCGAACAGTTGCTAACACTCGCTCAACAATATCTATCTCCAGAAGAAATGGTAGAGGTAGTAGCTGGTCCTAAACTGTAGTCCTACAAAATATATAAGCAAAGAGGCCGCTGTTTTAGAACAGCGGCCTCTTTGCTTATATATTACCTATAACAAGACTCGATTCCATTACTGGACCATCCGACACTGGAAGTACAGTCCCTGCTCCCTCCCTGATGGGGTGGATAGAAACGGACGTCGCCCCTGGCCGCGGCATCCGGAAGGGGACGCGTGCAGCCAGGGGCGACGGGCAAATACAGTAAGGTTGGCGGCGACCGACTCTCCCACCGATGAAGGCAGTACCATAGGCGCTCCGGGGCTTAACGACTCTGTTCGGAATGGGAAGAGGTGAACACCCGGGCTAAAGCCACCATTACTGGTGCAGTCCACAGCCACTACCCGCAGGCAGCAGCGCGACTGTAAAACGTTGACGCAAGGACAAGAAAGAAAACGGGTAAGCGTGAGCGGTGTACTACAGAAGCGTTCGAGTCATTAGTATCCCTCGGCTGTGCCATTTCGGACTCTACACCTAGGACCTATCAACGTCGTGGTCTCCGACGACTCTTATTAACGGATATCTCATCTTCAGGTGAGTTTCGCACTTAGATGCTTTCAGCGCTTATCTCATCCCAGCGTCGCTACCCGGCGCTGCATCTGGCGATACAACCGGTGCACGAGCGGCTGGTCCAACTCGGTCCTCTCGTACTAAAGTCAGGTCCTGTCAAATATCCAACGCCCACCACAGATAGGGACCGAACTGTCTCACGACGTTCTGAACCCAGCTCGCGTGCCACTTTAATCGGCGAACAGCCGAACCCTTGGGACCTTCTCCAGCCCCAGGACGTGACGAGCCGACATCGAGGTGCCAAACCTCCCCGTCGATATGAGCTCTTGGGGGAGATCAGCCTGTTATCCCCGGCGTACCTTTTATCCTTTGAGCGATGGCCCTTCCATGCGGAACCACCGGATCACTATATCCGTCTTTCGACCCTGCTCGGCTTGTAGGCCTCACAGTCAAGC
This genomic window contains:
- the porU gene encoding type IX secretion system sortase PorU, which codes for MRYFTLLVASCCLLLGFSSSVWAQDSRRSVAKKLSWAGTEEIPGPDRRLHRVPIFTGMQHRSGSLQGYAVISVPGTVADGQIRNAVYDAFSAAELALLRGFLPASAVPEVFERTQRGQPVTLVMVPAMRRSPKSGQIEKLVSFEYSYLSGAPTVRRGQQINYAAHSVLATGTWYKVGVDRSGIFKLDRSTLSAMGLDVQTLDPARLQVFGNATGMLPQAISTRRPDDLVENAVYFSGDNNTTLDANEYFLFYARSPHVWEPDTVNNSRRFRHVQHLYSDTAYYFVTVAAPPRTGRRVAPAPAAGVANAPAIAQYTARWFWEHDLVNLAKSGRQWLGEGFNPGTPQNFPTDLTDIVAGSTVQITSSVAGATNANDQHSFRLSVNGTTLSQALPTVSQSDHPEYAATSVRTFSYIPPASISSLSVGLTYLGGSNAKGYLDYLEVNALRPLRLTGSSLEFRSFSNLNPGSVSPFILAGSNTSTQVWEVSNPRRPRSYVLNASGSFTAPTDSIREFVAFNPSGTFSSPRSFGRVVNQDLHGTLNPAHDLDLVIVTHPTFRTEAQRLANWRTSHDRLKVAVVTTSQVYNEFGGGGQDVSAIRDMMKMVYDQRDSPRRNQYLLLFGDASYDYKSKPSNLNNTANLPADWWSKRSPNRADEIAQNYVPTYESRESFAQIYGRADGFGPQTFCSDDYFGILDEGEGEWSEISAPGELMDVGVGRLPVRAPSGSPYSATQATEVVDKLIAYDSRSATGKWRNRLTFVADDQDGSSHVTGSAEPFSAQLVREYPQFNLRKVYLDMYPQVNAAGGEQSPDCNRALDESFEQGSLIINYNGHGGPASLAQEQILTKATITGLQNQNKLTFMVTGTCDFSTYDDPERTSAGEMMLTDTKAGAAGLYTTTRLVFSTSATELVPNFLDSVLTYRSGMPTRLGDATLYSKNSGASVLNRNYVLLGDPSARLARPDVAMTLDSLNGRTLSSTTSDTLKALSLVRLSGSVRTGTDINSAINSSFSGIAQVTVYEKPTTVTTLATSPEDVRLNIQVQEGIIYDGQATVTNGRFSVRFVVPRDINYNVGLGKVSLYASNSSGEVVDAHGYRSVPVGAASNVIALDTIPPRITLFMDNEKFVFGGLTSPSPTLIANLFDESGINTTGSGIGHEITATLDNDPTKLTILNSFYTAQTNDYQKGTVNYGFKDLSTGPHVLHLKAWDTYNNSAVRDIEFIAATTDKLALSHVLNYPNPFAANTTFHFDHNRPNDVLDVQVQIFTVSGRLVRTLEATVNSGASHVPANYSDPSLSWNGRDEYNDQLARGVYVYRVSVRSQKDKSTTSKFEKLVILN
- the porV gene encoding type IX secretion system outer membrane channel protein PorV, with translation MTFLKLPVRFALLSGFLGLPMLSMAQTNPNTLTTAVPILTISPDSRSAALGEAGVALSPDANAGYHNAGKLGFLNTQYSVSPSYSPWLRSVTDDMGLAYLSGTAKIGQRSAISASLMYFDLGTISFRDDFNVSKGDYNPKEYAFSVAYGQKLTDNFGVGVAARYIRSNLTGNSSGTDSRPGNAAAVDLGAYYNKDLSIGASDYNLGLGATITNIGNKITYTNANQADFLPTRLKLGFAFTRELDAYNKLTLTVDGAKLLTPSPYYIEGDTLGKLKSIRAENLARRNKGVVGAALGSFTDAPGGFSEELREINLSAGVEYTYNDLLMARVGYFYESPVKGDRQYLSFGLGVRYQVFGVDGAYLVPNSRANPLAQTIRVSLHFNFNQLEEAFGDGNTDAPVN
- a CDS encoding M16 family metallopeptidase, which encodes MLDRQVAPPVQPLASVTLPAADVFSLPNGARLHVLRNDAQPVVRLQIVFKAGKWYEPAPGISLLTARMLLEGTATRTARQIADEVAFFGASLECEQGFDRATLTLYCLTRHLPKLLPLVQDVVTASVFPLPELEQLKMRTIQNVRIERQKTSYLASERFSHNLYGAHYPYGNVFDEQVFTLISQASVQDYYRTSYSLSQAEIFLCGDIPQEHETLITELFGHSAPAASASSVASQSPYAPMSGPLQDYVSVADSIQSSLRIGRLWPTLDHADTHQLQLLVKVLGGYFGSRLMKNIREDKGFTYGIYASVSPREHASSFVIGTDVNANSADAAIHEIQHELRVLQNELIPAEELQTVKNYMTGKFANELSTVFEQCDKYKSIIFFGLPTDYYTTFIKQVNHTSAEQLLTLAQQYLSPEEMVEVVAGPKL